Genomic DNA from Flavobacterium sp. N502540:
ATTATCCGGAGAACAAGTATAATAATTTGAAGCAAAAGACAGAATCTATAAGTTATGACGATGATGAAAAGGTGAGTGGAAGAACGATTTATAGTTACGGACCCGACAAAAAAATAGTAGAAGAGAAAAATTATTTTTCGGATAATGATACTTTAAGAAGTTTGGTGAAATATAAATACGATAAAAATCAAGTTATAAAAACAAACTTTTCTTATGATTATCAGGGAGGAGAAACTCAAATTACAGAATCTGAAGAAGTATTCGTATATGATGAAAGAGGAAATCTGATAGAAGAACATTCGAAATTTAACAAAGAAGATTCCGGCTATTTAGATGAATTGGTGGTTTTTAGTAAATACGATGTTAATAATAGAAAAATTGAACAATCAAGTAAAGATTCACAATTGGGCAGGAATGGTAAAATTGAGTTGGATACAAGATGGCAGTATCTTAAAATAGACAATCAAAAAAACTGGACCGAAATGTTTTTTGAGGGAGGACTAAGTTCAGAAAAACAAGAGGCAAATTTTGTTGAGAGAATATTTGTCTATGAATAGTAAGTAGTGCTAAAAACTATACCCGACAGGTTTTTAAAACCTGTCGGGTATAAAAGATATTTTTTTAATTTTCCTATGGATTAAGCGACAATCCGACGCTGAAAAACAGTCTGACTTTGTCGATATTATTGATCCAGGAAGTATCAAAATGAATTGGGCCTAAAATAGACTGATAGGAAATGGCTGCTCCTCCGGATAATACAAGGCTGGTTTCGAAATTATGATCCCAATTTCCTTTTGGCTTAAATGCCTGGTCGATGAAATTGCCAAAACTGTCAAAACCTACAGAGGCAATATTAACATGAGGGGTCAGATAGATTTTTCCGGTAAGATTTATTTGCGAGGCGAGTTTAAGCCCCATATATTGTGTAACATTGAGTTCGTCTTCATGCAGACCCGGGAATGAAAAGCGATTACTGCCGGAACTTGGGATAATACCACCAAGAAAATATCTTGTTGCATAACCAAAATCGAAAAACGAAATTTGATTGTTTTTGAGCTGATCCTGAAAAATAAAACAAGCATCAAATCCTACGATTCCTGTGATTTTCTTTTTTAAGGGCAACCTCTTTTCAAAGCTTAAACCAAATTTCGTATAATTATTTGTTGAGCCGGAAAGATGCAGGACATCTGGGGCGGAAATGGAGGCGTTGACATTGCTAAGGAGTGATCGCGTTATATTTGATTTTATAATGGTTCCGTTTGTAGCAAAGAAAACTTTATCCATATCATTATAGGAATAATGCATGTTGAATTCGATATTATTAGAGCTGTAGTTGTTTAGTGAAACTGCGTTCGGATTGTATTCCCGGTCATATTTTGGTTTGAAGTAGGTGTAGTGATAGTTTAAACCAAAACCAAAATAGCTTTTCAGCGAATTTAAATTTCTGTTTACCTCATTGTTAAATTCAAATGTATTATAAAGGATATTATCTGAGGCTTTGCCATTAAGGTAAATTTCCTGTGTTAGGAAAGCTCCGTAAAGTTCCGTACCCCACCACCATTCTCTGCGTCCTCCAAAATTTTTCTGAAAATTGATTCTGCCTTTTGGTTGTTCTGCTATATCGGCAGTAACCAAAAGTCGGGAAGCATCGGCAAGGACGTTTCTGGCGGTGTAGTTAAAAATAACACCAACACCTCTATAAGTGTCATAATGTACGGAGGTATTTAGCTGATTTTTGGCACGCTCAAATCCAAATAATGTAATTCCGGATTTGTCGCCGTCTTTGACAAAATGACTATAGGTAATCTCATCAAAAAGATTGGTGCCCATAGCCCTGTTTATACCAGCAATTAAATCTTTGGAGGTGTATTTTACATGGGTTTTAAGATTTGCTCTTCCAACTACTAAAGGAAGATTTTCCGGGCTTATTTTTTTATAAACTATAGTGTCAAGAACAAATTCTTTAGGCATGTAGGGCAATTTGTGAATTCGTTGCGGAAATCCCTTTAATTTTTCCGATAAAGCAATTAGAGCCGGAAGATTTTGATTTGCGGCTATTTTACCGTCTTTATAGATTTCGTTACTGGCTGCAAAATCAGCTGTTGAGAAACGCAGGTTGGGCATGTGGTCAACTAATATGGTACACAGATCACGGTTTGCAGGGTTTTTAAGATTACTCGGAAACATACTGGTCTGCATCAATACCGTCATAATATTGTTTAATTTGCCCATAGGCTGCATTCCTCCACCTACATCGCTGCCAATAATAATGTCGGCACCCATTTGTTTGGCAACATCAGTAGGGAAATTGTTTAATACACCTCCGTCTACTAATAAGGTTTTTTCATAAGGCATTGGTTTGAAAATAGCAGGCAAAGACATACTGGCCCGCATGGCATAAGCTAAATTGCCTTTGCTTAAAATAACTTCTTTCCCTTCTCCTAAGTCGGTAGCCATAGCTCTAAAGGGGATAGGGAGACTGTCAAAATCTCTGATATTATATACAGGAAAAGTTAATTCAGAAAGAGATTCTCTTAGATTTTGATCATTTAAAAGAGAACCAACGCTATTGAGTTTTCCATCTTTAATCCCTATTCCGACCAAGTATCTTTGGAATTCTCTTTTTTCTTCTGCACTTACAGATTGCAAGGATTGGCCTCCGCCAAGGAGTTTATTCCAATAAATATTTTTAGTGATTTTTTCGATACTATCACCGGAATATCCCATAGCATATAGTCCGCCAATAATACTCCCCATACTATTTCCAACAATAAGATCAGGTACAATGTGTAGAGAATCCAGTTTTTGTAACAGCGGAATATGTGCAATTCCCTTTGCTCCGCCACCACTTAATACTAAAACAACTTTAGGTTTTTTTTCCTGAGAAAAAAGGATGTGCGGAAGACCTAATAAAAACAAGAAGACGAATAAACAAGATGTTTTTTTCAAGAGTGCTTTGTTTTTGTAGTTGAGAAGTAGTGGCTTATTTGAATTCTTAAAATTAAAAAGTTATTCTGAAAAAAACTTTTTTTGACAGATTTTTTTTTCTTAGAAATAGATCTGTCCTTTATTTATGAAAACCTATTAAAAACAAAACCCGACAGATTTTTAAAATCTGTCGGGTTTTAATATGCAATTGAAGAAATCTAAAAATCAGAAATCTGCAATCTAAAATATTAATATCTGTAGTATTCCGGTTTGAATGGACCTTGAACTTCAACACCAATATAAGCAGCCTGATCTTCGCGAAGAACTTCAAGTTCAACTCCTAATTTAGCTAAGTGTAAAGCAGCTACTTTTTCATCTAAATGTTTTGGTAACATATAAACGTCATTGTTGTAAGCAGCGCTGTTGTTCCATAATTCGATTTGAGCCAAAGTCTGGTTGGTAAATGAGTTACTCATTACAAAACTTGGGTGACCTGTAGCACAACCAAGGTTTACCAAACGACCTTCAGCCAGGATGATGATATCTTTTCCTGCGATAGTATATTTGTCAACTTGTGGTTTGATTTCGATTTTAGAAGCACCGTGGTTTTTGTTCAACCAAGCCATATCGATTTCGTTATCGAAGTGTCCGATGTTACAAACAACAGTTTTATCTTTCATTTGCTCGAAGTGCTCTCCAAGAACGATATCTTTATTTCCTGTAGTAGTAATGATGATGTCAGCATTAGCAATTACAGTGTTTAATTTTTTAACTTCATAACCGTCCATTGCAGCTTGTAAAGCACAAATTGGGTCAATTTCAGTAACAGTTACAATAGATCCGGCACCTCTGAAAGAAGCAGCAGTTCCTTTTCCAACGTCACCATATCCACAAACTACAACTCTTTTTCCAGCCAACATTAAGTCAGTTGCACGACGAACAGCATCCACTGCAGATTCTTTACAACCGTATTTATTGTCAAATTTAGATTTAGTAACAGAGTCGTTAATGTTAATTGCAGGCATTGGTAAAGTTCCGGCTTTTACTCTTTCGTAAAGTCTGTGAACACCAGTAGTAGTTTCTTCAGATAATCCTTTAATTCCAGGAACCAATTCAGGGAAACGGTCAATAACCATGTTAGTTAAATCTCCACCATCATCAAGGATCATGTTCAATGGTTTTCTGTCTTCACCAAAGAATAAAGTTTGCTCAATACACCAGTCAAATGATTGCTCATCAAGACCTTTCCAGGCATAAACCTGAATTCCTGCAGCAGCAATAGCAGCAGCAGCCTGATCCTGAGTGGAGAAAATGTTACAAGAAGACCAGGTAACTTCAGCACCAAGAGCAATTAAAGTTTCGATCAAAACAGCAGTTTGAATCGTCATGTGTAAACATCCAGCAATACGAGCACCTTTTAAAGGTTGTTCGTCTTTATATTCAGCACGAAGCGCCATTAAACCTGGCATTTCAGCTTCAGCCAATTCAATTTCTTTTCTTCCCCAAGCCGCTAGAGAGATGTCTTTTACTTTGAAAGCCACAAAAGGCGTAGTTGTAGTACTCATTTATAGTATATTTGTAATTGTAAAATTTTTGCAAATTTACGGAATAGGTTTTTAATTTAGACTACTTTCTGTCAGAATTGTGAAATGTTTAATTTCTTAATCTTTAGAATATTAGTTGATTACTGCGGTGGTTATATGGAGTGTAGTCGAAATAAGAAGCTAATCCTGCTGTACACTATATCTTTTGCAGTCTCGTAAAAAAAACGAGACTGCAAAAGGATGCCGTTCCCATCAGGGCTAAAAGACGAGACGTTAAATAAGAAATTTCGTTTTCAAATCAGGAAAACAACTCATAACTAAAAACTCATAATTAAAAAAGAATGCCTTTATTTGAAACCATACAATTCAACGAAACGACTAAAATCTTAGTTTGGCACATAACAGAATCTTTTGAGGAGTTAGTGAGCAATATAGTTTTAAAAGAGAAAACACAGTTAAGGTTGAACGGAATGAAATCGCAAATGCATCAGCGTGCCTTTTTGAGCGTTCGCATGCTGATTCAGGAAATGGGTTTTACAGATCAGGATTTGCATTACGACGAATTTGGGAAGCCATATTTCAATTGCGAAAATCATATCTCCATCACACATTCATATGATTTTGCAGCTATTATAATTAGTGATAAAACAGTAGGAATTGATATGGAGTTGCAACGCGAAAAGATTCTTCGCATCGCCGACAAATTTGTAGAAACCGAAAATACCTATTTGAATACCCAAAACACACCGGACTACATCAGGGAACTGACGGTAATCTGGGGAGCCAAAGAAGCAATCTTTAAAATCAGAAACGAAAAAGGAATCAGTTTTAAAGATCATATCAGCGTAAATGCGTTTTCGTTAGATAAAAGCCAAACGAAGGCAAGCCTTGATTTTAATGAACTGGCAGTGGATTTTGAGGTGCATTACAAAGAAATTAAATCGAATACTTCAGGGCAGAATTTTACCTTGGTTTATGCTTTTGAGAGATAAAGACTTAATAAAAACTCCAAATTCCAAGGTTTGACTCCAATTTTATCATTTCGACCGCAGGGAGAAATCAAACAGGCGAAGCAAATCACACATGGAAGTCCACAAAGCTTGGCGACTTACTTAGCGGAGTTTCTGTTGTGATTTTTTTTTCTCGAAATAACAAAAAGCAATTTATTCAGCACTAGCTTCCGCTATTTTTTTTCGATTTTCAAACATACTCAGAAACAAAAAAGTTCCCATTTTACGCGCGCGTCGTTTTAGCGTCTCGGCATTTTCACCTTCAAAATGTTCTTCTAAAGTCTGAAACCAATAATTCAGCCAGATTCCAAACTCATTAGAGGTGATTCTTCCTTCAAAACGCGAATCGACCTCGTTGTGTACGGCAAGCGGATTACCATTGTATTTTCTTACGGCAAATAAGTTAGTTTCCCAAAAATCGGTTAGCTTCTCTAAATGCGCATCCCAATCTTTGATCATAGAGTTAAAATAAAAGCCGATTTCTGCATCGGCTCTTATTTTAGCGTAAAACTGATGGACTAAAAATTTGACATCTTCTCGATTCTCTATTTGTTTTCTCATAGAATAAAACTATTTAAAAGAATAAAAAACACACTTAAAAGTGCACTTGCAATAATAAAATTAAAAACCGTTTTGTGCTTCATCTGTGCCAATATAGATGTGTTTGCAAAAACACAAGCCAAAACAATAATGGCAAGTTGGATCATTTGTGGTATTGAGGTTCCGTTAGCCAGAACGTACATGGCCGCAGCACCACCTAAACAGCTTTGACCAATTACAGCCATTGCAGCTGAACCCATGTAGTTTTTATTGAAATTTTCGAATGTTGTTTGATATAGTGTCATGATATTGAGATTTTTATACTACAAAGGTACAGGCACTATAGGGTTGCGTTTTATGATTTAAATCATATAAACGGAACTATTTTATCGGTATACTTTTCTGTTTATAATTTTTAAAAGACCTTTTTTCTCCAGAGTTTTTATCGTTCTGATGACCGTTTCAACACGTAAACCCGTTAGGTCTCCAATCTGTTGTCTTGTAAAATTGATGAGATATCCATTTGCGTCTTTTTTAAAATTGAAATAGACAATTCCGTGATCGATTAATTTTAAAATACGATGCTCCGGCTCCTGAGTAGACATCTCTGCCGCCATAACCGATTTGTAATACAGTCGCTGCGCCAGATTTTCGATTATTTTAAGACTGATGTCCGGATTTTCCCCCAGCAGTTTCATGAAACTATTTCTGTCAAGAAGAAAAATTTCCGAATCTTCAACAGCAATGGCATTTGCCGGATATTTTTGATTTAAAAATAAAGGAGGTTCTCCAAAAGGCTGTTCTTTGTAAAAAATACCCTGAATAAATTCACGTCCGTCATCGTTATAATTACTCATTTTTACTTCTCCGGAAACAATCTGACAATAGTATGCTGGCAGCTTGTTTTCTTCAAAAATAATTTCATTTTTGTCGAAAGACTTTTTCAGAGCGCCATATTTTTCCAACAGATCAATTGCAATCATAATTTTGTTTAACTATAACACAAATATAATTCATTCAAAATAGTTCTTCTACATCAAAAAACTTTTACTTTTACGCCCATTATGAGACAAAAATTACTCACTATACGGCAAGAAATTTTGGAAGCTAAAAGGAATGGGCAAAAATTACTGGCTATTCTGTTAGATCCCGATAAGATTGTTTGGGAAAATTTAGATCATTTATTGTTTAAAATAAAT
This window encodes:
- a CDS encoding group III truncated hemoglobin; the protein is MRKQIENREDVKFLVHQFYAKIRADAEIGFYFNSMIKDWDAHLEKLTDFWETNLFAVRKYNGNPLAVHNEVDSRFEGRITSNEFGIWLNYWFQTLEEHFEGENAETLKRRARKMGTFLFLSMFENRKKIAEASAE
- the ahcY gene encoding adenosylhomocysteinase → MSTTTTPFVAFKVKDISLAAWGRKEIELAEAEMPGLMALRAEYKDEQPLKGARIAGCLHMTIQTAVLIETLIALGAEVTWSSCNIFSTQDQAAAAIAAAGIQVYAWKGLDEQSFDWCIEQTLFFGEDRKPLNMILDDGGDLTNMVIDRFPELVPGIKGLSEETTTGVHRLYERVKAGTLPMPAININDSVTKSKFDNKYGCKESAVDAVRRATDLMLAGKRVVVCGYGDVGKGTAASFRGAGSIVTVTEIDPICALQAAMDGYEVKKLNTVIANADIIITTTGNKDIVLGEHFEQMKDKTVVCNIGHFDNEIDMAWLNKNHGASKIEIKPQVDKYTIAGKDIIILAEGRLVNLGCATGHPSFVMSNSFTNQTLAQIELWNNSAAYNNDVYMLPKHLDEKVAALHLAKLGVELEVLREDQAAYIGVEVQGPFKPEYYRY
- a CDS encoding patatin-like phospholipase family protein, encoding MKKTSCLFVFLFLLGLPHILFSQEKKPKVVLVLSGGGAKGIAHIPLLQKLDSLHIVPDLIVGNSMGSIIGGLYAMGYSGDSIEKITKNIYWNKLLGGGQSLQSVSAEEKREFQRYLVGIGIKDGKLNSVGSLLNDQNLRESLSELTFPVYNIRDFDSLPIPFRAMATDLGEGKEVILSKGNLAYAMRASMSLPAIFKPMPYEKTLLVDGGVLNNFPTDVAKQMGADIIIGSDVGGGMQPMGKLNNIMTVLMQTSMFPSNLKNPANRDLCTILVDHMPNLRFSTADFAASNEIYKDGKIAANQNLPALIALSEKLKGFPQRIHKLPYMPKEFVLDTIVYKKISPENLPLVVGRANLKTHVKYTSKDLIAGINRAMGTNLFDEITYSHFVKDGDKSGITLFGFERAKNQLNTSVHYDTYRGVGVIFNYTARNVLADASRLLVTADIAEQPKGRINFQKNFGGRREWWWGTELYGAFLTQEIYLNGKASDNILYNTFEFNNEVNRNLNSLKSYFGFGLNYHYTYFKPKYDREYNPNAVSLNNYSSNNIEFNMHYSYNDMDKVFFATNGTIIKSNITRSLLSNVNASISAPDVLHLSGSTNNYTKFGLSFEKRLPLKKKITGIVGFDACFIFQDQLKNNQISFFDFGYATRYFLGGIIPSSGSNRFSFPGLHEDELNVTQYMGLKLASQINLTGKIYLTPHVNIASVGFDSFGNFIDQAFKPKGNWDHNFETSLVLSGGAAISYQSILGPIHFDTSWINNIDKVRLFFSVGLSLNP
- a CDS encoding Crp/Fnr family transcriptional regulator translates to MIAIDLLEKYGALKKSFDKNEIIFEENKLPAYYCQIVSGEVKMSNYNDDGREFIQGIFYKEQPFGEPPLFLNQKYPANAIAVEDSEIFLLDRNSFMKLLGENPDISLKIIENLAQRLYYKSVMAAEMSTQEPEHRILKLIDHGIVYFNFKKDANGYLINFTRQQIGDLTGLRVETVIRTIKTLEKKGLLKIINRKVYR
- a CDS encoding 4'-phosphopantetheinyl transferase family protein; translation: MPLFETIQFNETTKILVWHITESFEELVSNIVLKEKTQLRLNGMKSQMHQRAFLSVRMLIQEMGFTDQDLHYDEFGKPYFNCENHISITHSYDFAAIIISDKTVGIDMELQREKILRIADKFVETENTYLNTQNTPDYIRELTVIWGAKEAIFKIRNEKGISFKDHISVNAFSLDKSQTKASLDFNELAVDFEVHYKEIKSNTSGQNFTLVYAFER